The following are encoded together in the Mesoterricola sediminis genome:
- a CDS encoding cell division protein FtsQ/DivIB codes for MPLLPRTRTRRPWMPWARVALVALLVTGAAYAALELGHRFLGLQKLTIETVSISGCRGERLEQAQAIADRLCLGKPLFWFDADRLRETLEARRWVKGLLIRRDPPDRLSLVIEERKPILWLARPEGVYLVSDDGIVLDRLNQVDLSAIPVVADPKSQEDGPMVQLIRAATSLRNRQKEFYDRLTELRWSAKGPVAYLEGLDAPIYLSKAEPTKNIPNFQMLYLNELSKRPDLASLRYVDLRWDDEIAVGEPMDAQPPRTQARPR; via the coding sequence ATGCCCCTGCTCCCCCGCACCCGCACGCGACGTCCCTGGATGCCCTGGGCCCGGGTGGCCCTCGTGGCCCTGCTGGTGACCGGGGCCGCCTACGCCGCCCTGGAGCTGGGCCACCGCTTCCTGGGCCTCCAGAAGCTCACCATCGAGACGGTGTCCATCTCCGGCTGCCGGGGCGAGCGTCTGGAACAGGCCCAGGCCATCGCCGACCGCCTCTGCCTGGGCAAGCCCCTGTTCTGGTTCGACGCGGACCGCCTCCGGGAGACGCTGGAGGCCCGCCGGTGGGTCAAGGGCCTGCTCATCCGCAGGGATCCCCCCGACCGCCTCAGCCTCGTCATCGAGGAGCGAAAACCCATCCTCTGGCTCGCCCGCCCGGAAGGCGTCTACCTCGTCTCGGACGACGGCATTGTGCTCGACAGGCTCAATCAAGTCGATTTATCGGCCATTCCCGTCGTCGCCGACCCGAAAAGCCAGGAAGACGGCCCCATGGTCCAGCTCATCCGGGCCGCGACGAGCCTTCGCAACCGCCAGAAGGAATTCTACGACCGCCTCACGGAGCTCCGCTGGAGCGCCAAGGGCCCCGTCGCCTACCTGGAAGGGCTTGACGCGCCGATCTATCTCTCGAAAGCGGAACCCACCAAGAATATTCCAAATTTCCAGATGTTGTACCTCAATGAACTCTCAAAACGTCCGGATCTCGCCTCCCTGCGCTACGTCGACCTGCGCTGGGACGACGAGATCGCGGTCGGAGAACCCATGGATGCCCAGCCGCCGCGGACCCAGGCGCGCCCCCGCTGA
- the ftsZ gene encoding cell division protein FtsZ has translation MNDIPFLPNPVHLPGANIKVVGVGGAGCNALDRMIQSGVEGVQFIAMNTDQQSLALSRAHVKIPLGPMSMRGLGAGGNAERGAVAAEESRDEILAQLQGADMVFITGGMGGGTGTGAAPIVASCAREQGALTVAVVLTPFKWEGVNKADRANQGLDNLRNTADTVIVVSNEKLLTLCDRGVKAKEAYRVADGVLIQGVRGITDLILRPGILNGDFADVEAVLRNGREALIGTGSGRGEEALLDALQRALDCPLLERDNRGSATQVIVSVMADWDRVELSAVETAMGFLSRHYHGLADIKLCQVEAPELEDRALVTVLASGFQEPEDAIEPIPMAVVEVQPQDRSGFAELPRQAYGDSGRVYGEAPVQADAVPPLTPTRLLPQAPTPSGEMPGIQEDLHVPAIIRMTQGRLPIE, from the coding sequence ATGAACGACATTCCCTTCCTTCCCAACCCCGTCCACCTCCCCGGCGCCAACATCAAGGTCGTCGGCGTGGGCGGCGCCGGCTGCAACGCCCTGGACCGCATGATCCAGAGCGGCGTCGAAGGCGTCCAGTTCATCGCCATGAACACCGACCAGCAGAGCCTCGCGCTCAGCCGGGCCCACGTGAAGATCCCCCTCGGCCCCATGTCCATGCGCGGCCTGGGCGCCGGCGGCAACGCCGAGCGCGGCGCCGTCGCGGCCGAGGAGAGCCGGGACGAGATCCTGGCCCAGCTCCAGGGCGCCGACATGGTGTTCATCACGGGCGGCATGGGCGGCGGCACCGGCACCGGCGCGGCCCCCATCGTGGCCTCCTGCGCCCGCGAGCAGGGCGCCCTCACCGTGGCCGTCGTGCTCACCCCCTTCAAGTGGGAGGGCGTGAACAAGGCCGACCGCGCCAACCAGGGCCTCGACAACCTGCGCAACACGGCCGACACCGTCATCGTCGTGTCCAACGAGAAGCTGCTCACCCTGTGCGACCGCGGGGTCAAGGCCAAGGAGGCCTACCGCGTCGCCGACGGCGTCCTCATCCAGGGCGTCCGCGGCATCACCGACCTCATCCTGCGCCCCGGCATCCTCAACGGCGACTTCGCCGACGTGGAGGCCGTGCTCCGCAACGGCCGCGAGGCCCTCATCGGCACCGGCTCCGGCCGGGGCGAGGAGGCCCTCCTGGACGCCCTCCAGCGGGCGCTGGACTGCCCCCTGCTCGAGCGCGACAACCGCGGCTCCGCCACACAGGTCATCGTCTCCGTCATGGCCGACTGGGACCGGGTCGAGCTCTCCGCCGTCGAGACGGCCATGGGCTTCCTCAGCCGCCACTACCACGGCCTGGCCGACATCAAGCTCTGCCAGGTGGAGGCCCCCGAGCTGGAGGACCGCGCCCTGGTCACCGTGCTCGCCTCCGGATTCCAGGAGCCCGAGGACGCCATCGAACCCATCCCCATGGCGGTGGTCGAGGTGCAGCCCCAGGACCGCTCCGGCTTCGCCGAGCTGCCCCGGCAGGCCTACGGGGACAGCGGCCGGGTCTACGGCGAGGCTCCCGTCCAGGCGGACGCCGTGCCCCCCCTGACCCCCACCCGCCTCCTGCCCCAGGCCCCCACCCCCAGCGGGGAGATGCCCGGCATCCAGGAGGACCTGCACGTCCCCGCCATCATCCGCATGACGCAGGGCCGCCTGCCCATCGAGTAG
- the ftsA gene encoding cell division protein FtsA, which produces MVQPAVLLGLDLGASKVVAVVAVQEEGGLLNVTGASLAAPEGGIRQGEITDINLTVAAIMRAVEEAMRTAGQTRVDGIRVAVDGIQFKGENLRDSITIASANRVITTQDRDRVMEQATNGCKLAKEETVLHRIPQMFHIKGQRDIRNPVNMIGDTLEAEVRIIVAPGSVLENINRALHLSSLQGAELMYSPLASAEAVLSREDAENGAVVVDIGDQLTHLGVFLRGTLFHSAVIPIGGMHFTKDLEITKHLGGISRAERIKRVYGTALPGHVPAEEMVDLEEEGRQVSRRELAEVLHARAIELLNMVLAEIGRSGLIHEIHGGVHLVGGGALLPHLPILAQNILGRPRVVLGRVSGVQGLSHAIANPLYTNALGAVKALHRSMNETTTRAPRTGGILDKLKRWI; this is translated from the coding sequence ATGGTGCAACCAGCCGTACTGCTAGGACTGGATCTCGGAGCAAGCAAGGTCGTCGCCGTCGTCGCAGTCCAGGAGGAAGGCGGCCTGCTGAACGTGACCGGAGCCAGCCTGGCCGCCCCTGAAGGCGGCATCCGCCAGGGCGAGATCACGGACATCAACCTCACGGTCGCCGCCATCATGCGGGCGGTGGAGGAGGCCATGCGCACGGCGGGGCAGACCCGCGTGGACGGCATCCGCGTCGCCGTGGACGGCATCCAGTTCAAGGGCGAGAACCTGCGCGACTCCATCACCATCGCGTCCGCGAACCGCGTCATCACGACGCAGGACCGGGACCGCGTGATGGAGCAGGCCACCAACGGCTGCAAGCTCGCCAAGGAGGAGACGGTCCTGCACCGCATCCCCCAGATGTTCCACATCAAGGGCCAGCGCGACATCCGCAACCCCGTGAACATGATCGGCGACACCCTCGAGGCCGAGGTGCGCATCATCGTGGCGCCCGGCTCGGTGCTGGAGAACATCAACCGCGCGCTGCACCTCTCCAGCCTCCAGGGCGCGGAGCTCATGTACTCGCCGCTGGCCTCGGCCGAGGCCGTCCTGAGCCGCGAGGACGCGGAGAACGGGGCCGTGGTCGTGGACATCGGCGACCAGCTCACCCACCTCGGCGTCTTCCTGCGCGGGACGCTCTTCCACTCCGCGGTCATCCCCATCGGCGGCATGCACTTCACCAAGGACCTGGAGATCACCAAGCACCTGGGCGGCATCTCCCGCGCGGAGCGCATCAAGCGCGTCTACGGCACCGCCCTTCCAGGCCACGTCCCCGCGGAGGAGATGGTGGACCTGGAGGAGGAGGGCCGCCAGGTCTCCCGCCGCGAGCTCGCGGAAGTGCTCCACGCGCGCGCCATCGAGCTGCTCAACATGGTGCTGGCGGAGATCGGCCGGTCCGGTCTCATCCACGAGATCCACGGCGGCGTCCACCTCGTCGGCGGCGGCGCCCTCCTGCCCCACCTGCCCATCCTGGCCCAGAACATCCTGGGCCGTCCCCGCGTCGTGCTGGGCCGCGTGAGCGGCGTCCAGGGCCTGTCCCACGCGATCGCGAACCCGCTCTACACGAACGCCCTCGGCGCCGTGAAGGCCCTGCACCGCAGCATGAACGAGACCACCACCCGCGCCCCCCGGACGGGAGGGATCCTGGATAAGCTCAAGCGATGGATCTGA